A window of Oncorhynchus keta strain PuntledgeMale-10-30-2019 chromosome 27, Oket_V2, whole genome shotgun sequence contains these coding sequences:
- the LOC127912391 gene encoding uncharacterized PPE family protein PPE21-like isoform X22 gives MSNVPPLSLATGYFITGYFITGYFITGYFITGYFITGYFITGYFITGYFITGYFITGYFITGYFITGYFITGYFITGYFITGYFITGYFITGYFITGYFITGYFITGYFITGYFITGYFITGYFITGYFITGYFITGYFITGYFITGYFITGYFITGYFITGYFITGYFITGYFITGYFITGYFITGYFITGYFIIGYFITGYFITGYFITGYFITGYFITGYFITGYFITGYFITGYFITGYFITGYFITGYFITGYFITGYFITGYFITGYFITGYFITGYFITGYFITGYFITGYFITGYFITGYFITGYFITGYFITGYFITGYFITGYFITGYFITGYFITGYFITGYFITGYFITGYFITGYFITGYFITGYFITGYFITGYFITGYFIIGYFITGYFITGYFITGYFITGYFITGYFITGYFITGYFITGYFITGYFITGYFITGYFITGYFITGYFITGYFITGYFITGYFITGYFIIGYFITGYFITGYFITGYFITGYFIAFSGVRNSHLTN, from the exons ATGTCCAACGTTCCACCACTTTCTTTGGCTACAGGGTATTTCATTACGGGCTATTTCATTACGGGCTATTTCATTACAGGCTATTTCATTACGGGTTATTTCATTACGGGTTATTTCATTACAGGCTATTTCATTACAGGCTATTTCATTACGGGCTATTTCATTACGGGTTATTTCATTACAGGCTATTTCATTACGGGTTATTTCATTACGGGCTATTTCATTACAGGTTATTTCATTACAGGCTATTTCATTACGGGTTATTTCATTACAGGCTATTTCATTACGGGCTATTTCATTACGGGTTATTTCATTACGGGCTATTTCATTACGGGCTATTTCATTACGGGCTATTTCATTACGGGTTATTTCATTACGGGCTATTTCATTACGGGCTATTTCATTACGGGCTATTTCATTACAGGCTATTTCATTACAGGCTATTTCATTACAGGCTATTTCATTACAGGCTATTTCATTACAGGCTATTTCATTACAGGCTATTTCATTACAGGCTATTTCATTACAGGTTATTTCATTACAGGCTATTTCATTACAGGCTATTTCATTACAGGTTATTTCATTATAGGTTATTTCATTACAGGCTATTTCATTACAGGTTATTTCATTACGGGCTATTTCATTACGGGCTATTTCATTACAGGTTATTTCATTACAGGCTATTTCATTACAGGCTATTTCATTACAGGCTATTTCATTACAGGCTATTTCATTACGGGTTATTTCATTACGGGCTATTTCATTACGGGCTATTTCATTACGGGCTATTTCATTACGGGCTATTTCATTACGGGCTATTTCATTACGGGCTATTTCATTACGGGCTATTTCATTACAGGCTATTTCATTACGGGCTATTTCATTACGGGTTATTTCATTACAGGCTATTTCATTACGGGTTATTTCATTACGGGCTATTTCATTACAGGTTATTTCATTACAGGCTATTTCATTACAGGCTATTTCATTACGGGTTATTTCATTACAGGCTATTTCATTACGGGCTATTTCATTACGGGTTATTTCATTACGGGCTATTTCATTACGGGCTATTTCATTACGGGCTATTTCATTACGG GCTATTTCATTACAGGCTATTTCATTACAGGCTATTTCATTACAGGCTATTTCATTACAGGCTATTTCATTACAGGCTATTTCATTATAGGCTATTTCATTACAGGCTATTTCATTACAG GCTATTTCATTACAGGCTATTTCATTACGGGCTATTTCATTACGGGCTATTTCATTACGGGCTATTTCATTACGGGCTATTTCATTACGGGCTATTTCATTACGGGCTATTTCATTACGGGCTATTTCATTACGGGCTATTTCATTACGGGCTATTTCATTACGGGCTATTTCATTACGGGCTATTTCATTACGGGTTATTTCATTACGGGCTATTTCATTACGGGCTATTTCATTATAGGCTATTTCATTACAGGTTATTTCATTACAGGTTATTTCATTACAGGCTATTTCATTACAGGCTATTTCATTGCattctccggagtgagaaacagtcacttaaccaactga
- the LOC127912391 gene encoding uncharacterized PPE family protein PPE21-like isoform X24 → MSNVPPLSLATGYFITGYFITGYFITGYFITGYFITGYFITGYFITGYFITGYFITGYFITGYFITGYFITGYFITGYFITGYFITGYFITGYFITGYFITGYFITGYFITGYFITGYFITGYFITGYFITGYFITGYFITGYFITGYFITGYFITGYFITGYFITGYFITGYFITGYFIIGYFITGYFITGYFITGYFITGYFITGYFITGYFITGYFITGYFITGYFITGYFITGYFITGYFITGYFITGYFITGYFITGYFITGYFITGYFITGYFITGYFITGYFITGYFITGYFITGYFITGYFITGYFIIGYFIIGYFITGYFITGYFITGYFITGYFITGYFIIGYFITGYFIIGYFIIGYFITGYFITGYFITGYFITGYFITGYFITGYFITGYFITGYFITGYFITGYFITGYFITGYFITGYFITGYFITGYFITGYFITGYFITGYFITGYFITGYFIIGYFITGYFITGYFITGYFITGYFIAFSGVRNSHLTN, encoded by the exons ATGTCCAACGTTCCACCACTTTCTTTGGCTACAGGGTATTTCATTACGGGCTATTTCATTACGGGCTATTTCATTACAGGCTATTTCATTACGGGTTATTTCATTACGGGTTATTTCATTACAGGCTATTTCATTACAGGCTATTTCATTACGGGCTATTTCATTACGGGTTATTTCATTACAGGCTATTTCATTACGGGTTATTTCATTACGGGCTATTTCATTACAGGTTATTTCATTACAGGCTATTTCATTACGGGTTATTTCATTACAGGCTATTTCATTACGGGCTATTTCATTACGGGTTATTTCATTACGGGCTATTTCATTACGGGCTATTTCATTACGGGCTATTTCATTACGGGTTATTTCATTACGGGCTATTTCATTACGGGCTATTTCATTACGGGCTATTTCATTACAGGCTATTTCATTACAGGCTATTTCATTACAGGCTATTTCATTACAGGCTATTTCATTACAGGCTATTTCATTACAGGCTATTTCATTACAGGCTATTTCATTACAG GTTATTTCATTATAGGTTATTTCATTACAGGCTATTTCATTACAGGTTATTTCATTACGGGCTATTTCATTACGGGCTATTTCATTACAG GCTATTTCATTACAGGCTATTTCATTACAGGCTATTTCATTACAGGCTATTTCATTACAGGCTATTTCATTACGGGCTATTTCATTACGGGCTATTTCATTACGGGTTATTTCATTACGGGCTATTTCATTACGGGCTATTTCATTACGGGCTATTTCATTACGGGCTATTTCATTACGGGCTATTTCATTACGGGCTATTTCATTACGGGCTATTTCATTACGGGCTATTTCATTACGGGCTATTTCATTACGGGCTATTTCATTACAGGCTATTTCATTACAGGCTATTTCATTACAGGCTATTTCATTACAGGCTATTTCATTATAGGCTATTTCATTATAGGCTATTTCATTACAGGCTATTTCATTACAGGTTATTTCATTACAGGCTATTTCATTACAGGCTATTTCATTACAGGTTATTTCATTATAGGCTATTTCATTACAGGCTATTTCATTATAGGCTATTTCATTATAGGCTATTTCATTACAGGCTATTTCATTACAGGTTATTTCATTACAGGCTATTTCATTACAGGCTATTTCATTACAGGCTATTTCATTACAGGCTATTTCATTACGGGCTATTTCATTACGGGCTATTTCATTACGGGCTATTTCATTACGGGCTATTTCATTACGGGCTATTTCATTACGGGCTATTTCATTACGGGCTATTTCATTACGGGCTATTTCATTACGGGCTATTTCATTACGGGCTATTTCATTACGGGCTATTTCATTACGGGTTATTTCATTACGGGCTATTTCATTACGGGCTATTTCATTATAGGCTATTTCATTACAGGTTATTTCATTACAGGTTATTTCATTACAGGCTATTTCATTACAGGCTATTTCATTGCattctccggagtgagaaacagtcacttaaccaactga
- the LOC127912391 gene encoding uncharacterized PPE family protein PPE21-like isoform X7 has translation MSNVPPLSLATGYFITGYFITGYFITGYFITGYFITGYFITGYFITGYFITGYFITGYFITGYFITGYFITGYFITGYFITGYFITGYFITGYFITGYFITGYFITGYFITGYFITGYFITGYFITGYFITGYFITGYFITGYFITGYFITGYFITGYFITGYFITGYFITGYFITGYFITGYFITGYFITGYFIIGYFITGYFITGYFITGYFITGYFITGYFITGYFITGYFITGYFITGYFITGYFITGYFITGYFITGYFITGYFITGYFITGYFITGYFITGYFITGYFITGYFITGYFITGYFITGYFITGYFITGYFITGYFITGYFITGYFITGYFITGYFITGYFITGYFITGYFITGYFITGYFITGYFITGYFITGYFITGYFITGYFITGYFITGYFITGYFITGYFITGYFITGYFITGYFITGYFITGYFITGYFITGYFITGYFITGYFITGYFITGYFITGYFIIGYFIIGYFITGYFITGYFITGYFITGYFITGYFIIGYFITGYFIIGYFIIGYFITGYFITGYFITGYFITGYFITGYFITGYFITGYFITGYFITGYFITGYFITGYFITGYFITGYFITGYFITGYFITGYFITGYFITGYFITGYFITGYFIIGYFITGYFITGYFITGYFITGYFIAFSGVRNSHLTN, from the exons ATGTCCAACGTTCCACCACTTTCTTTGGCTACAGGGTATTTCATTACGGGCTATTTCATTACGGGCTATTTCATTACAGGCTATTTCATTACGGGTTATTTCATTACGGGTTATTTCATTACAGGCTATTTCATTACAGGCTATTTCATTACGGGCTATTTCATTACGGGTTATTTCATTACAGGCTATTTCATTACGGGTTATTTCATTACGGGCTATTTCATTACAGGTTATTTCATTACAGGCTATTTCATTACGGGTTATTTCATTACAGGCTATTTCATTACGGGCTATTTCATTACGGGTTATTTCATTACGGGCTATTTCATTACGGGCTATTTCATTACGGGCTATTTCATTACGGGTTATTTCATTACGGGCTATTTCATTACGGGCTATTTCATTACGGGCTATTTCATTACAGGCTATTTCATTACAGGCTATTTCATTACAGGCTATTTCATTACAGGCTATTTCATTACAGGCTATTTCATTACAGGCTATTTCATTACAGGCTATTTCATTACAGGTTATTTCATTACAGGCTATTTCATTACAGGCTATTTCATTACAGGTTATTTCATTATAGGTTATTTCATTACAGGCTATTTCATTACAGGTTATTTCATTACGGGCTATTTCATTACGGGCTATTTCATTACAGGTTATTTCATTACAGGCTATTTCATTACAGGCTATTTCATTACAGGCTATTTCATTACAGGCTATTTCATTACGGGTTATTTCATTACGGGCTATTTCATTACGGGCTATTTCATTACGGGCTATTTCATTACGGGCTATTTCATTACGGGCTATTTCATTACGGGCTATTTCATTACGGGCTATTTCATTACAGGCTATTTCATTACGGGCTATTTCATTACGGGTTATTTCATTACAGGCTATTTCATTACGGGTTATTTCATTACGGGCTATTTCATTACAGGTTATTTCATTACAGGCTATTTCATTACAGGCTATTTCATTACGGGTTATTTCATTACAGGCTATTTCATTACGGGCTATTTCATTACGGGTTATTTCATTACGGGCTATTTCATTACGGGCTATTTCATTACGGGCTATTTCATTACGG GCTATTTCATTACAGGCTATTTCATTACAGGCTATTTCATTACAGGCTATTTCATTACAGGCTATTTCATTACAGGCTATTTCATTACGGGCTATTTCATTACGGGCTATTTCATTACGGGTTATTTCATTACGGGCTATTTCATTACGGGCTATTTCATTACGGGCTATTTCATTACGGGCTATTTCATTACGGGCTATTTCATTACGGGCTATTTCATTACGGGCTATTTCATTACGGGCTATTTCATTACGGGCTATTTCATTACGGGCTATTTCATTACAGGCTATTTCATTACAGGCTATTTCATTACAGGCTATTTCATTACAGGCTATTTCATTATAGGCTATTTCATTATAGGCTATTTCATTACAGGCTATTTCATTACAGGTTATTTCATTACAGGCTATTTCATTACAGGCTATTTCATTACAGGTTATTTCATTATAGGCTATTTCATTACAGGCTATTTCATTATAGGCTATTTCATTATAGGCTATTTCATTACAGGCTATTTCATTACAGGTTATTTCATTACAGGCTATTTCATTACAGGCTATTTCATTACAGGCTATTTCATTACAGGCTATTTCATTACGGGCTATTTCATTACGGGCTATTTCATTACGGGCTATTTCATTACGGGCTATTTCATTACGGGCTATTTCATTACGGGCTATTTCATTACGGGCTATTTCATTACGGGCTATTTCATTACGGGCTATTTCATTACGGGCTATTTCATTACGGGCTATTTCATTACGGGTTATTTCATTACGGGCTATTTCATTACGGGCTATTTCATTATAGGCTATTTCATTACAGGTTATTTCATTACAGGTTATTTCATTACAGGCTATTTCATTACAGGCTATTTCATTGCattctccggagtgagaaacagtcacttaaccaactga
- the LOC127912391 gene encoding uncharacterized PPE family protein PPE21-like isoform X23 — protein MSNVPPLSLATGYFITGYFITGYFITGYFITGYFITGYFITGYFITGYFITGYFITGYFITGYFITGYFITGYFITGYFITGYFITGYFITGYFITGYFITGYFITGYFITGYFITGYFITGYFITGYFITGYFITGYFITGYFITGYFITGYFITGYFITGYFITGYFITGYFITGYFITGYFITGYFITGYFIIGYFITGYFITGYFITGYFITGYFITGYFITGYFITGYFITGYFITGYFITGYFITGYFITGYFITGYFITGYFITGYFITGYFITGYFITGYFITGYFITGYFITGYFITGYFITGYFITGYFITGYFITGYFIIGYFIIGYFITGYFITGYFITGYFITGYFITGYFIIGYFITGYFIIGYFIIGYFITGYFITGYFITGYFITGYFITGYFITGYFITGYFITGYFITGYFITGYFITGYFITGYFITGYFITGYFITGYFITGYFITGYFITGYFITGYFITGYFIIGYFITGYFITGYFITGYFITGYFIAFSGVRNSHLTN, from the exons ATGTCCAACGTTCCACCACTTTCTTTGGCTACAGGGTATTTCATTACGGGCTATTTCATTACGGGCTATTTCATTACAGGCTATTTCATTACGGGTTATTTCATTACGGGTTATTTCATTACAGGCTATTTCATTACAGGCTATTTCATTACGGGCTATTTCATTACGGGTTATTTCATTACAGGCTATTTCATTACGGGTTATTTCATTACGGGCTATTTCATTACAGGTTATTTCATTACAGGCTATTTCATTACGGGTTATTTCATTACAGGCTATTTCATTACGGGCTATTTCATTACGGGTTATTTCATTACGGGCTATTTCATTACGGGCTATTTCATTACGGGCTATTTCATTACGGGTTATTTCATTACGGGCTATTTCATTACGGGCTATTTCATTACGGGCTATTTCATTACAGGCTATTTCATTACAGGCTATTTCATTACAGGCTATTTCATTACAGGCTATTTCATTACAGGCTATTTCATTACAGGCTATTTCATTACAGGCTATTTCATTACAGGTTATTTCATTACAGGCTATTTCATTACAGGCTATTTCATTACAGGTTATTTCATTATAGGTTATTTCATTACAGGCTATTTCATTACAGGTTATTTCATTACGGGCTATTTCATTACGGGCTATTTCATTACAG GCTATTTCATTACAGGCTATTTCATTACAGGCTATTTCATTACAGGCTATTTCATTACAGGCTATTTCATTACGGGCTATTTCATTACGGGCTATTTCATTACGGGTTATTTCATTACGGGCTATTTCATTACGGGCTATTTCATTACGGGCTATTTCATTACGGGCTATTTCATTACGGGCTATTTCATTACGGGCTATTTCATTACGGGCTATTTCATTACGGGCTATTTCATTACGGGCTATTTCATTACGGGCTATTTCATTACAGGCTATTTCATTACAGGCTATTTCATTACAGGCTATTTCATTACAGGCTATTTCATTATAGGCTATTTCATTATAGGCTATTTCATTACAGGCTATTTCATTACAGGTTATTTCATTACAGGCTATTTCATTACAGGCTATTTCATTACAGGTTATTTCATTATAGGCTATTTCATTACAGGCTATTTCATTATAGGCTATTTCATTATAGGCTATTTCATTACAGGCTATTTCATTACAGGTTATTTCATTACAGGCTATTTCATTACAGGCTATTTCATTACAGGCTATTTCATTACAGGCTATTTCATTACGGGCTATTTCATTACGGGCTATTTCATTACGGGCTATTTCATTACGGGCTATTTCATTACGGGCTATTTCATTACGGGCTATTTCATTACGGGCTATTTCATTACGGGCTATTTCATTACGGGCTATTTCATTACGGGCTATTTCATTACGGGCTATTTCATTACGGGTTATTTCATTACGGGCTATTTCATTACGGGCTATTTCATTATAGGCTATTTCATTACAGGTTATTTCATTACAGGTTATTTCATTACAGGCTATTTCATTACAGGCTATTTCATTGCattctccggagtgagaaacagtcacttaaccaactga